From a region of the Mycobacterium sp. SMC-8 genome:
- a CDS encoding ABC transporter ATP-binding protein translates to MAEIVLDGVTKSYPDGTAAVRDLSITVADGEFVILVGPSGCGKSTTLNMIAGLEEITSGELRIDGERVNERSVKDRDIAMVFQSYALYPHMTVGENIAFPLTLAKLNRYEIAQKVEQTAKTLDLTAVLDRKPSQLSGGQRQRVAMGRAIVRNPKAFLLDEPLSNLDAKLRGQMRTEIARLQKRLGTTTLYVTHDQTEAMTLGDRVVVMSSGAVQQIGTPEELYRSPVNLFVAGFIGSPAMNFFPAALTELGIRLPFGEIPLTGAVYERLRDHRFADDLIAGIRPEHLEDAAVIDAYAKIGALVFEVTVEMVETLGADKYVYFGVDGPAAQAVQLAEVAAESAAGENEFVARFPVHSAAKPGSTVQLALNPANVQLFDPRTGSNLSLPEVRA, encoded by the coding sequence ATGGCTGAGATCGTTTTGGACGGGGTGACCAAGAGTTACCCCGACGGCACGGCGGCTGTGCGCGACCTGTCGATCACGGTCGCCGACGGCGAATTCGTGATCCTGGTCGGGCCGTCGGGTTGCGGTAAGTCCACCACGCTCAACATGATCGCCGGACTCGAAGAGATCACCTCCGGCGAGTTGCGTATCGACGGTGAGCGGGTCAACGAGCGGTCGGTCAAAGACCGCGACATCGCGATGGTGTTCCAGTCGTATGCTCTCTACCCGCACATGACGGTGGGCGAGAACATCGCGTTCCCGCTGACCCTGGCCAAGCTGAACAGGTACGAGATCGCGCAGAAGGTCGAGCAGACGGCGAAAACCCTTGACCTGACTGCCGTGCTGGACCGTAAGCCGAGCCAGCTCTCGGGGGGTCAGCGCCAGCGGGTCGCGATGGGGCGCGCCATCGTACGGAATCCCAAGGCCTTCCTGCTGGACGAGCCGTTGTCGAATCTCGATGCGAAGCTGAGGGGGCAGATGCGCACCGAGATCGCGCGTCTGCAGAAGCGGCTCGGGACGACGACGCTCTATGTGACCCATGACCAGACCGAGGCCATGACGCTCGGTGACCGGGTGGTGGTGATGTCGAGTGGCGCTGTGCAGCAGATCGGCACCCCCGAGGAGTTGTACCGCTCACCTGTCAACCTTTTCGTGGCGGGGTTCATCGGTTCCCCGGCGATGAACTTCTTCCCGGCCGCGCTGACCGAGCTCGGTATCCGGTTGCCTTTCGGTGAGATCCCGTTGACCGGAGCCGTCTACGAGCGGCTCAGGGATCACCGCTTCGCCGATGACCTGATCGCGGGGATCCGTCCGGAACACCTCGAGGACGCGGCCGTCATCGACGCCTATGCCAAGATCGGCGCCCTGGTGTTCGAGGTCACCGTCGAGATGGTGGAGACGCTGGGCGCCGACAAGTACGTCTACTTCGGGGTAGACGGCCCCGCGGCGCAGGCGGTGCAGCTGGCCGAGGTCGCCGCGGAGTCGGCGGCCGGTGAGAACGAGTTCGTCGCACGGTTTCCGGTGCATTCGGCGGCCAAGCCCGGGTCGACCGTGCAGCTGGCGTTGAATCCGGCCAACGTGCAGCTGTTCGATCCCCGTACCGGAAGCAACCTGTCCCTGCCGGAAGTGCGCGCATGA
- a CDS encoding DUF4190 domain-containing protein yields MTNSDNDAGRSESSDSPTGGSEPSSAGYEAPPIEHTQGTAAEQPQNYPPAYNPPPVSGYDQPPAYTPTTGYPPPGGFAAPDYPPPAGYPPPYPDAGPPAPYPGPGYAPPGYPPPDFGGPSYPPPPYGAVPGGYPPAGGWTGAEFGYGPPPPQGTNTMAIGSLVASCVGLFCCLGSIVGIVLGIVAMGQIKQTHQDGNGLAIAGIVVGVLTLLISGIATLAIIGSGS; encoded by the coding sequence ATGACAAATTCGGACAACGACGCAGGCCGTAGCGAATCGTCCGACTCCCCCACGGGAGGGTCCGAACCTTCCTCGGCCGGTTATGAAGCGCCTCCGATCGAGCACACCCAGGGCACCGCGGCCGAGCAGCCGCAGAACTACCCGCCGGCATACAACCCGCCGCCGGTCTCGGGGTACGACCAGCCTCCGGCGTACACGCCGACCACCGGCTACCCGCCGCCCGGGGGTTTCGCGGCGCCGGACTATCCGCCGCCCGCCGGTTACCCGCCGCCCTACCCCGACGCCGGCCCGCCCGCGCCCTACCCGGGCCCCGGCTACGCCCCACCGGGATACCCGCCCCCGGATTTCGGTGGCCCGTCCTACCCGCCGCCGCCGTACGGCGCCGTACCCGGCGGATATCCGCCCGCCGGCGGGTGGACCGGGGCCGAGTTCGGTTACGGGCCGCCGCCCCCGCAGGGCACCAACACCATGGCGATCGGCTCCCTGGTGGCCTCGTGCGTCGGCCTGTTCTGTTGCCTGGGGTCCATCGTCGGGATCGTGCTCGGCATCGTGGCGATGGGCCAGATCAAGCAGACCCACCAGGACGGCAACGGGCTGGCGATCGCCGGCATCGTCGTCGGTGTGCTCACCCTTCTGATCAGCGGCATCGCCACCCTGGCCATCATCGGCTCGGGCTCCTGA
- a CDS encoding general stress protein produces the protein MTSPFQPGQNPAAAPGGPATGRGRPVGLPTPPKGWPIGSYPTYAEAQRAVDYLSDQEFPVQQVTIVGVDLMQVERVTGRLTWPKVLGGGVLTGAWLGLFIGLILGFFSPNPWSALVTGLIAGVFFGLITSAIPYAMARGTRDFSSTLQLVAGRYDVLCDPQNAERGRDLLARLTI, from the coding sequence ATGACCAGCCCGTTTCAGCCAGGACAGAATCCCGCTGCGGCGCCCGGCGGCCCGGCCACGGGACGTGGTCGCCCGGTAGGCCTTCCGACCCCGCCCAAGGGTTGGCCGATCGGTTCGTATCCCACCTATGCGGAGGCGCAGCGCGCCGTGGACTACCTGTCCGACCAAGAGTTTCCGGTCCAGCAGGTCACCATCGTCGGCGTGGACCTGATGCAGGTCGAGCGCGTCACAGGACGGTTGACGTGGCCGAAGGTGCTCGGCGGCGGGGTGCTCACCGGCGCCTGGCTGGGCCTGTTCATCGGTTTGATTCTCGGGTTCTTCAGCCCCAACCCGTGGAGTGCGCTCGTCACCGGGTTGATCGCCGGTGTGTTCTTCGGCCTGATCACCTCGGCGATCCCGTATGCGATGGCGCGCGGGACAAGAGATTTCAGTTCGACGCTGCAGCTGGTGGCCGGACGCTACGACGTGCTCTGCGACCCGCAGAACGCCGAGCGCGGCCGGGATCTGCTCGCCCGCCTGACCATCTGA
- a CDS encoding CoA ester lyase: MENRYRPRRTCLSVPGSSAKMIQKAKTLPADQVFLDLEDAVAPEAKAQAREQVAAALAEPGWSGALRGVRVNDWTTPWTHADIIEVVARAGTALDVVVLPKVTDVSHVYALDLLLGQLEATHDLPLGHIGIEAQIEDAKGLTNVDLIAAAPRVQALVLGPADLMASLNMRTLEVGEQPEGYGEGDAYHHVLMRILVAARANGIAAIDGPYLKVRDVEAFRRVAGRSAALGYDGKWVLHPDQIEAGNEIYSPRQEAYDHAELILEAYEWHTSKAGGARGAAMLGDEMIDEASRKMALVIAGKGRAAGMQRKGERFQPPS; this comes from the coding sequence GTGGAAAACCGGTATCGACCCCGTCGGACGTGCCTGTCCGTGCCGGGCAGCAGCGCGAAGATGATCCAGAAGGCCAAGACCCTTCCCGCCGATCAGGTGTTCCTCGACCTTGAGGACGCCGTCGCCCCGGAGGCCAAGGCGCAGGCGCGCGAGCAGGTTGCCGCGGCGCTGGCCGAGCCGGGGTGGTCCGGAGCGCTGCGCGGGGTGCGCGTCAACGACTGGACCACCCCGTGGACGCATGCCGACATCATCGAGGTGGTCGCCAGGGCTGGGACCGCGCTGGACGTCGTGGTGCTGCCCAAGGTGACCGACGTGTCACACGTGTACGCCCTCGATCTCCTGCTCGGCCAGCTGGAGGCCACGCACGATCTGCCATTGGGGCACATCGGTATCGAGGCCCAGATCGAGGACGCCAAGGGGCTGACGAACGTCGACCTCATCGCCGCGGCACCCCGGGTCCAGGCCCTGGTGCTCGGTCCCGCTGATCTGATGGCGAGCCTGAACATGCGGACTCTGGAAGTCGGGGAGCAGCCCGAAGGGTACGGCGAGGGCGACGCCTATCACCACGTGTTGATGCGGATCCTGGTGGCGGCACGCGCCAACGGCATCGCCGCCATCGACGGCCCGTATCTGAAGGTGCGGGACGTCGAAGCGTTCCGGCGGGTCGCGGGCCGCTCGGCGGCGCTGGGCTACGACGGCAAGTGGGTGCTGCATCCCGACCAGATCGAGGCGGGCAACGAAATCTACAGCCCCCGTCAGGAGGCCTACGACCATGCCGAATTGATCCTGGAAGCCTACGAGTGGCACACCTCGAAGGCCGGCGGCGCCAGGGGAGCGGCGATGCTCGGCGACGAGATGATCGACGAGGCCAGCCGCAAGATGGCGCTGGTGATCGCGGGCAAGGGCAGGGCCGCGGGTATGCAGCGCAAGGGCGAGAGGTTCCAGCCGCCGAGCTAA